The sequence AATTAGCTTGCAAAAAATGGCTTATGAGGAAGGGATAGTTGATAACGTAATTTTTATTGATAGATATGTATCTTTCGAAGAATTGATGAACTTTTTAATTATGGCTGACATATATCTTACACCTTATTTGTCTTTAGAACAGATAGTTTCAGGAACCTTGACTTATGCAATTGCAGCTGGGAAAGCTATAATTTCTACTCCATATTGGTATGCTCAAGAAATGCTTCAAGATGAAAGAGGTGTTCTTGTTCCGTTTAGAGATAGTGATGCCCTATCCAATGCACTTAGAAGACTCTTAACAGATGTTCCTTACAGAAATAGATTGAGAAAAAACGCTTATGATTTTGGCAGAAAGATGATCTGGAAGAACGTTGCAAGAGAATATATTGAGCTTTTTGACGAGGCAATTAAGACTTATTCTAAGGAAAAAAATTTTATATACATTTCAAAAAAAGACTTAATTGGAAAGGAATCATTTCAGACAAAGCTTCCTTCTGTTCACCTTGCGCATCTAAAATTCTTAACTGATGAAACAGGGATATTACAACACGCCCTATACAATATGCCAAATAGAAATCACGGCTACTGTATTGATGATAATGCTAGAGCTTTTATGGTTCTTATCTTGTATTATGAACTTTTCAAAGATCAGAGCATACTTTATCTTTTGTATAGATTCTTATCTTTTATTCACAATGCTTTTGAAGAAAGAACTGGCAGGTTTTTGAACTTTTTAAAATATGATAGAACGTGGATTGATGATTTTAGTGAGGATGCGCATGCAAGAACTCTTCTTGCTTTAGCTACAGCAATACAATGGCCAGCAGTTCCAGAATTAATTCCTATTTGTGCTACTATTTTTGAAAAGGGTATAAAACAAGTTACGGATTTTACTTCTGTAAGGGGAATTAGCCTTTCTATTATTGCTTGTGACAAATTTGTTAGGACTTATCCGGGGGCTAAAGAGATAAAGGATATATTAATTAATCTATCAGAGAAGCTGTTCGATCTTTATAGGAACAATATTTCTGATGATTGGATTTTTCCTGAAAATATACTAACTTATGATAATGCAAGACAACCTCAAGCTTTAATTAGAGCTGGCCAGCAACTTGGCAGTGATGAAATGATTGAACTTGGTATTAGGAGTCTAAGGTGGTTAATAGAAATCCAAACAAATCAAGAAACACAATATCTTAGCATTATAGGGAATAGAGGGTGGTATAGGAGAGGATCTAGTAAGGCTCAATTTGATCAACAACCGATAGAATTAAGTAGCCTTTCTTGTGCGTGTATAGATGCTTACTTTCAAACTGGTGACAAATATTTTTATAACAATGTGATGAAAGCCTTAAGGTGGTTTTTAGGAGAAAACGATTCTTTTTGTCCTGTTGCAAAAGTTGAAACGGGCGGTTGTTATGATGGCTTAGAGCCTCAGGGCGTTAACAAAAATATGGGAGCGGAGTCAACAATATCTTATTTGATGACATTACTTCACGCATATAAATTAATATTTAAAAGAGGCGATTGATATTTTGTGAAAATCGGTATTAAAAAATTTGGCGACAAGTATATATCTAATGATAAAAAATTTTCTATACTTGCCTTTGATTTAGGAAATTCTAGATTAAAATGCTCTTATTTTGAAGATTCGTGTATGAAACATTATGGAGTTTTTCGATTAGATGAGATTTTTGTAAATAATAAATTTTATTCTCAACCTCTCGATAAGTGGTTAAAAGAAAAAGGAATCAATAATGATGTTAAGTGTTTTATCTCTTCTGTAAATTTAACTATAGAAAAACACCTTTTGTCATTTTTGAATGAAATTTTTTTTTCTATTAAAGTTATTGAACCAAAAGATCTTGTTGGCGTGATTGAGATTGAATACGATATAGATATGATAGGAATTGATAGATTGCTGCACTCTATTGGAGCATCGCTTTTTTATGGGGATAGAGTTTGTGTTGTGGATATGGGGACAGCTATTACACTTGACTTAACTAAAGGAAACGTATATAAAGGTGGCTTTATCATGCCAGGAATAGATATGATTTGTAAGTCTATAAAACTTTTTTTGCCACATCTGCCAGTGATAGATATAACAATTAATCATAAAAACGTTCCTTCAAGAAACACGAACGAAGCTCTAAATAACGGTATATTTTATTCTATAGTTTATGGCCTTGAAGGCATTGTTAAGTCGTGGCATGAAAAGTTTGGAGACTTTACTACTGTTCTGACTGGTGGTAGTGCAAGATTTTTTGAAAGCGAGCTGTCATGGCCATATTTCCCTCACCTGACACTTTGGGGGATATATAGATATGCAGAGTACATAGAATCTTTGAATGAGAAAGGTTTTTAATTTAATGATAAATATATTTAATAAAATTTTGAAAGGGATGGTAATATGGGGAAAACTATCAAAACAATTAGTTTAGCCTCTCATGTTGGGGCAGGGAAGACTTCACTAACTGAAGCGCTTTTGTTTTATGCAAAGAAAATTTCAAGGTTGGGTTCTGTAGATTCTGGGAATACAGTTACGGATTATGATGTAGAAGAGATAAAGAGAAAGATGACTCTTTCGCTTTCTGTAGTAAACTTTGAGGAGGAAGGCACTAAATACAACATTATAGATACTCCAGGATTTTTTGACTTTGAAAGCGATGTTATAGCTGCAGAAAGCGTGTCAGAGGGCCTGGTTTTGTTGTTAAATGCTACAAGTACGCTGGAGGTTGGCATTGAGAAGATCTTAAAAAGATTAAAGGCGAATCCAAAACCATTTATGGTTGTAGTAAACAAGATGGATAAAGAGGGGGCAGATTTTTTTAATGCGGTTAATGAGTTAAGATTAAAGTCGTTAGGCTTTAATATTGCTTGTATGTATCTGCCTTTTGGTAATGCAGGTGAATTTAAAGGCATGGTTCATGTGATGAGCAAAAAAAGCATTGTTTTTGATGGTGATTTCAAATTTCATATTGAAGAATCATTTCCAGAAGAATTGGAAACAAGAATTGAGGAAGAACAAGAGAGACTAAAAGAAGCTGCAGCTGAGGGCGATGACACCATTTTGGAAAAATATCTTGCTGGAGAAGATCTAAGCGAGGAAGAAATTGTTTCAAGTTTGAAAAATGCAGTAAAGCTTGGCAAGACTGCTTTGGTAATACCTGTTTCTTCTGTAAAGGGCTACGGTATAGCTCAACTGGTTAGGGCGTTTGGTTACTACTTCCCAGATTATAGCGAAAAAGAAAACCTTGAAATGTACTCAGAAAAGGAGATGAAGGTTTTCCCGATTAATTCAGACTCTGAACTCATCATACAAATTTTTAAGACCGTGCTCGATCCCTTTGTCGGAAAAGTTAGCTTTGCAAAAATTCTAAGCGGTTCATATAAGGGAGAATCCGTTTTGTACAATGTTACCAAGCAACAGGAGGAAAGGATAGCAAGCGTTAGCTTTCCGTTCGGAAAAGAACCTGTTATTACTAAGGAAGCCGATTGTGGGGATATTGTTACCTTTTCCAAGCTCCAGATTACAACTACCAACGACACTCTTTCACGCTCTAAAATAAAATACGAACCAAAGAAAATAGAGTTTCCAAAACCAACCTTTTTTATGGGAGTTTATCCAAAAGTAAAAGGCGATGAGGATAAACTTGGTTCTGCTATTATAAAGTTTATTGAAGAAGATCCATCAATGTTTTATGGAAAAAGTCCAGAAACAGGTGAATTTTTGCTTGGTGGTTTGGGGGATATCCAGATGGACGTTCTAATGGAGAAAGTTAAAAGAAGGTTTAAGGTAGAAGGCACCCTCGTAAAGCCAAAGGTTGCTTATAGAGAATCTATTAAAATTCCGGTTGTAGCGGAAGGCAAGCACAAAAAGCAAACTGGAGGACATGGTCAGTATGGTCATGTCATAATAAAATTTGAACCTATTGGTTATGAAGAAGAATTTATTTTTGAAAGTCAGATCGTAGGTGGAGTCGTCCCAAAACAGTATGTACCTGCTGTGGAAAAGGGTTTACGCGAAGTTCTTGGCAGCGGACATTTGGCAGGCTATCCAGTAATAGGCATTAAGGCAATTTTAGTAGATGGTTCTTATCATGAAGTGGATTCTAATGAACTTTCATTTAAAATGGCTGCACATCTTGCTTTCAAAAAGGCTATGGAAAAGGCGAAACCAGTTTTACTTGAGCCAATTAACTATATTGAGGTAACGGTACCGAAGGACTTTACTGGAGATGTTATGGGAGACCTGAATTCCAAGAGAGGAAGAATTCAAGGGATGGATTCTATAAAGGATTCTGAAACTGTTATAAAGGCATACGTTCCTCAAAGTGAAATTGTAAATTATGCAATGGATTTAAGATCCATTACTCAGGGTAGGGGTTCTTTTGTAACCAGATTTGATCATTTTGAAGAAGCCCCTCCTCAGATTGCCGAAAAAGTTATAAAGGAAGCAAGTGTTGAAAGTAGCAAATAATGCCTTACAATCTAATTTTATTTTATTAGCTCAGGTCTTCGACAAGCTTGAAAAAGAGACCTCGAGACTAAAGATGATGGAGATTCTTGCAGATTATTTTGAAAATATTTCTCCAGAAGATGTAAGAATTGCTATCTATCTTTTATCAGGAAAAACAGGACCATCCTTTGAAGCTGTAGACTTTGGGGTGGGAGAGAAGTTTGTTATTGAGTCTTTGTTGAGAATTTATGGGGGGTTTAAGGTCGAGATTGAAGATTTATATAAAGAATTAGGAGATCTTGGATTAGTAGCAAAAAATATAGTGAAGGATAAAGAAAGCTCCTTAACTCTTAATGAGGTTTTTAGTTATCTTAAAACAATAGCTCTTACTTCAGGGCCTAGTTCCCAAGACAAAAAGATAGAACTTCTTACCGAAATGCTAGACAGAGCAAGTTCTTTAGAGGCTCTTTACTTAGTAAGAATCATTCTTGGTAGACTTAGATTGGGAGCACAGGATGCTACTGTAATTGAGGCTCTTTCCTTTGCCAGGGTCAAGAGTAAGGATTTGAAGCCAAAAATCGAGAGATGCTATAACCTGACTTCTGATCTTGGTTATGTTGCTTATATATTATTTAAAGAGGGAGAGGAAGCATTAGATTTTGTACGTGCTATTGTCGGAAATCCTATTAGGATGGCACTGGCAGAAAGAATGGAAAACCCAGAAGAGATCTTTAATAAAGTAGGCAAGTGTATTGTAGAGCCTAAATATGATGGATTTCGATGTCAGGTTCATAAAATTGACAATAAGGTTAAAATTTATTCGAGAAATCTTGAAGATAATACTTATATGTTTCCAGAAATAGTCGAATCTACAATTAAGTTTTGCAGAGCAAAGGATTGTATTTTTGAAGGAGAAGCAATTAGTTTTGATCCTGAAACCCTACGCTTTATGCCCTTTCAAATAACTGTCCAAAGAAAGAGAAAGCATAATATCTTAAAGGTAGCTGCAAAATTTCCGTTAAGACTAGAAGTATTTGATCTGCTTTACAAAGATGGCCTTGATATTACATCAAAACCTCTATTTGAAAGAAAAAAGCTCCTAAATGACACAATAGTGAAAAATGAAACGATTGTAATATCTGATTCCTATGAGGTTGACAGTCCAGAAAAAATAAAGAACTTGTTTGAGAATTACGTTTCTCAGGGCATGGAAGGAATAATGATAAAGAGATTAGATGGAGTATATCAGGCAGGCTCACGGAATTTTAACTGGATAAAATTGAAGAGATCTATGAAACAATCAATTCTCTCCGATACGATTGATGCTGTTATCATGGGATATTTTTATGGAAAAGGGCAAAGAATAAAGTTAGGGATAGGATCTTTGTTGATAGGTTTGTATGATCCTGAAATGGATTGTTTTGAAACAATAGCGAAACTAGGTTCAGGATTTACTGAGGAAGAATGGATGGAACTTCTTAAAAATCTTGAAGAAATAAGGACTAACTTCAAACCTAACAATTATGTATCAGAAATAAATCCTGATTTTTGGGTAAAACCAAAGATAGTAGTTGAGGTTGAAGCAGATGAAATAACAGTTAGTCCTGTACATACTGTCGGAAGAAAGGGATTGAATAAAGATTATTTAAATAATTTGCCCACAGGAAGTGGCTTTGCACTTAGGTTTCCTAGAGCAAAGAGAATAAGATATGACAAAAGTCCCTTTGATTCTACTACGCCAAATGAAATTTATGAAATGTATGAACTCTCAAAAAACAAAAAGAGTAAGGATATTTCAGAAAATTCTGTTAATTTAGATTCCACAAAGTTGCTAAAAAAAACTAAAATGAAGGATAAAGATAAGACTTTATTTGACTGAGGAGGATAAAAGTTAAAAATGAATAAGAAGGCTATTTTAATGTGTCCAGGTCCATCTGAGGTTAATCCAGAAGTATTTTTGGCTATGGCTAAGCCCCTCGTAAGTCATGTTGATCCAACTTTTTTTGCTCTTTTAGATCAGCTTCAAGGCCAACTTAAAACAATATTCCAAACTGAAAACATCTGTATGCTTTTGTCTGGTACCGGGACATCTGGTATGGAAGCATCACTTATTAATTTCCTTGAACCAGATGACAGAGTTCTAGTTGGGGTAATA comes from Thermodesulfobium acidiphilum and encodes:
- a CDS encoding glycosyltransferase family 4 protein; protein product: MRGTTKGASPDFNVAFVGTYVPRLCGIATFTHDIAKSVAMWYPDDAFENRCVRVVAMSNGVYSYPREVFFDIREKFKTDYIKAAEFINISNVNVVSLQHEFGIYGGEHGGYVLDFLKNLKKPVVTTLHTVLEKPIEGQKEVLEEICSLSSRIVVCAQKAQEILERVYRVSSEKISMIYHGAPDVPFMDPSYYKDILNLEGKTVILTFGLLGPSKGIEYGIEALSKIYRDYPNAVYVVLGATHPEVKRLYGESYRISLQKMAYEEGIVDNVIFIDRYVSFEELMNFLIMADIYLTPYLSLEQIVSGTLTYAIAAGKAIISTPYWYAQEMLQDERGVLVPFRDSDALSNALRRLLTDVPYRNRLRKNAYDFGRKMIWKNVAREYIELFDEAIKTYSKEKNFIYISKKDLIGKESFQTKLPSVHLAHLKFLTDETGILQHALYNMPNRNHGYCIDDNARAFMVLILYYELFKDQSILYLLYRFLSFIHNAFEERTGRFLNFLKYDRTWIDDFSEDAHARTLLALATAIQWPAVPELIPICATIFEKGIKQVTDFTSVRGISLSIIACDKFVRTYPGAKEIKDILINLSEKLFDLYRNNISDDWIFPENILTYDNARQPQALIRAGQQLGSDEMIELGIRSLRWLIEIQTNQETQYLSIIGNRGWYRRGSSKAQFDQQPIELSSLSCACIDAYFQTGDKYFYNNVMKALRWFLGENDSFCPVAKVETGGCYDGLEPQGVNKNMGAESTISYLMTLLHAYKLIFKRGD
- a CDS encoding type III pantothenate kinase: MKIGIKKFGDKYISNDKKFSILAFDLGNSRLKCSYFEDSCMKHYGVFRLDEIFVNNKFYSQPLDKWLKEKGINNDVKCFISSVNLTIEKHLLSFLNEIFFSIKVIEPKDLVGVIEIEYDIDMIGIDRLLHSIGASLFYGDRVCVVDMGTAITLDLTKGNVYKGGFIMPGIDMICKSIKLFLPHLPVIDITINHKNVPSRNTNEALNNGIFYSIVYGLEGIVKSWHEKFGDFTTVLTGGSARFFESELSWPYFPHLTLWGIYRYAEYIESLNEKGF
- a CDS encoding elongation factor G codes for the protein MGKTIKTISLASHVGAGKTSLTEALLFYAKKISRLGSVDSGNTVTDYDVEEIKRKMTLSLSVVNFEEEGTKYNIIDTPGFFDFESDVIAAESVSEGLVLLLNATSTLEVGIEKILKRLKANPKPFMVVVNKMDKEGADFFNAVNELRLKSLGFNIACMYLPFGNAGEFKGMVHVMSKKSIVFDGDFKFHIEESFPEELETRIEEEQERLKEAAAEGDDTILEKYLAGEDLSEEEIVSSLKNAVKLGKTALVIPVSSVKGYGIAQLVRAFGYYFPDYSEKENLEMYSEKEMKVFPINSDSELIIQIFKTVLDPFVGKVSFAKILSGSYKGESVLYNVTKQQEERIASVSFPFGKEPVITKEADCGDIVTFSKLQITTTNDTLSRSKIKYEPKKIEFPKPTFFMGVYPKVKGDEDKLGSAIIKFIEEDPSMFYGKSPETGEFLLGGLGDIQMDVLMEKVKRRFKVEGTLVKPKVAYRESIKIPVVAEGKHKKQTGGHGQYGHVIIKFEPIGYEEEFIFESQIVGGVVPKQYVPAVEKGLREVLGSGHLAGYPVIGIKAILVDGSYHEVDSNELSFKMAAHLAFKKAMEKAKPVLLEPINYIEVTVPKDFTGDVMGDLNSKRGRIQGMDSIKDSETVIKAYVPQSEIVNYAMDLRSITQGRGSFVTRFDHFEEAPPQIAEKVIKEASVESSK
- a CDS encoding ATP-dependent DNA ligase; protein product: MKVANNALQSNFILLAQVFDKLEKETSRLKMMEILADYFENISPEDVRIAIYLLSGKTGPSFEAVDFGVGEKFVIESLLRIYGGFKVEIEDLYKELGDLGLVAKNIVKDKESSLTLNEVFSYLKTIALTSGPSSQDKKIELLTEMLDRASSLEALYLVRIILGRLRLGAQDATVIEALSFARVKSKDLKPKIERCYNLTSDLGYVAYILFKEGEEALDFVRAIVGNPIRMALAERMENPEEIFNKVGKCIVEPKYDGFRCQVHKIDNKVKIYSRNLEDNTYMFPEIVESTIKFCRAKDCIFEGEAISFDPETLRFMPFQITVQRKRKHNILKVAAKFPLRLEVFDLLYKDGLDITSKPLFERKKLLNDTIVKNETIVISDSYEVDSPEKIKNLFENYVSQGMEGIMIKRLDGVYQAGSRNFNWIKLKRSMKQSILSDTIDAVIMGYFYGKGQRIKLGIGSLLIGLYDPEMDCFETIAKLGSGFTEEEWMELLKNLEEIRTNFKPNNYVSEINPDFWVKPKIVVEVEADEITVSPVHTVGRKGLNKDYLNNLPTGSGFALRFPRAKRIRYDKSPFDSTTPNEIYEMYELSKNKKSKDISENSVNLDSTKLLKKTKMKDKDKTLFD